tttatatgtttccttgaaatataatttcatttaaaattataactcaTTAGTTCTATGAAATTTATCATAGCTAAGCTAAATTTAtcttaatctttaaaattaatttaacttaatctcttcataaatataaagtacACTTCCTGAAGGAAATAGGTGAtcttattaatagaaaaatccCAATAAATAAGCAAGACTTTCACGAAGCTTTCGACAGAAATGGGAGAAATTAATAGGTAAAGCATCGAACATATTGGAAgaacttaaaaaagaaagaaaaaagaaaaaagaaaagggggaGGAAATGCATGATATATAATACCTTCCCTGGTGAAGTTTTTCATCTAGCATCAAAGACCCTGCAATGGCTACGAGCACAAGGGAGAGAGGATTAAAACTAGCCACAAACACTGGCCCTCTCATGCATACACACCATGCAATCAAGGTCACAACTAATCCAGAAGTCACAATCCCCTGCAATTTCAAATGTATTATTTGCATTAATGTTTGAACAACTTTTTAGTTTAATGAAGAAGACATGATATATAACTAAGGCACATACATATACTTTGCAGttatacaaaaaaatactGAATTAATCTAATTGCTAAAGTCTAATCGGTGATGAGATTGTTGAAGATATGTTTGAATATCTTGTTGAGAATGGACAAATGCACTTTGCATTATATTTTGTGCTTTATACTTTAATTAGACAAAATGCAGTCGTTGATGTTAACGAACAAGATAATAGTTTGAAGATCTAATAAAATGCAAATATATAAGTATAATGCTAAAAggaaaattacatttttagtGTCTGAATTTGTCAAAAAATAGTAATCGAGtggttaaatttttaaaattaacatttaaatattataaaaaaaataataaaatagtattttaaataagtCATTCATAGATTTCTTTGAAATATTTGCAGAcgtgaataaaataataagaattatcAAACATATTCATCTCTGTTTTTTACCTCTTACCCTCAACTCTTTCTCTAACCCCCAACTCTCTTTCTTTAAGCTCTATTTCTCTCATTTCTCATCTTGCTCTCTTTCACaaacaattaaaacaattCTGTATATAAACTCATCAAACTCAAGTCCTTTACTTCTCATCTCATTAAATAGCTTTAAAATCTTATCCTAAGACCCACCCATTTTCATGTTGGTCAATTttctaaattcaaaattgcCAAAATAATCTAATGCTTTCAAGTGACTAATGAAATCAGTTTGAAGCAACTCATTTTTGGAAGAATCAATGCAAAGGTTGTCCAATAATTGAATCAATAATCAACTTACCATTTCTTAACAAGTAATCGAGAAATCCATTATCAGAAATATTTTCGTCTTCTTTGTCAACTTcaaattcaagaaaagaattagGTTTTCTGTGGGGAGCAGGTTGAAGTTGATTCTCGGTCAAACTAAAAATTTGAAGAGGAGGCAATATGGTGTTATTAAAATGGAGAAGGTGGTTGAAGGAGAAAATCATATGAGTCAGCTTTTTTAATAATCTCAATCCCAATTCCTAATCCCAATTCATGAacctgattttcttttcagtttaaaagtttaataatttggtaaaaaatatttattataatgggcaaatttattattttattattttttgtaatacATTATTGACAcgtgttttatatttttcatcttatttaatataatagataTCACGTCAATAACTACAATGGATAATTtgcttaaaatattattttgttattttttgttataagTTGTTATACTTAAAtgtcaattaaaaattataataacttaaatgcaaaatttaaaaatttaataacttaaatatcaaatttaatagttaataaatggATTCTCAATTTTTgataccaaaaatataattatatattccGCAGGTAAGTGTACTGTCTATATAGACAAGATATAACATTTGCAATATAGCTCAAGTAAGTAATTAAGCAAATAGCATTTTCTCATACCGAATAGAAAACCGTAAGTAGCCTAACGTTCCATCCCAATTTCCACTGCGTCCAATTTCTCTCCATGCACAGGGCCACAATAACACACTGCGTTGATCCCATTATGGACATCAACGCTGCGTTTGAGTAATGGCATGGGTATATCTTGCTCATCTTGGTCTGCCCTCAAAACACAACATGAATATGCATGAACTTTAATtgagtaaaaattttaaacacaACATGGGCTCGAACCAACAATCTGACTTCCCATATTACCagaataagaaatttaattgtaaGTACCTAATTATCTTTTGAGCTCACCTGAAATATCAACCACAGTGCAAAAGAGACACAACTGCCCAGTGCCATGCAAGAACCCAAAATACGATCGCTAGTAATGTGACTATGCTGAGGCTGATGACTAGTGTGATTCAGAAGGTGAAAGTTTGTTGACCAAATTTTGATCTCTGCACCTCTGTAGAAAGTGAAAACCATAGCCCCACCTATCCCAAGTAATATTCCAAGTAGTTTTGCCTTTCCTACTGATGTCCTTAATCTCAATTTCTCTAACCTGCAAACGTAAAAAAGTTATTGGAAACCGTTACAGCAGTACTTGTGTAACAGAAAGACCAAACCTTCATCAAAAGGCAAATGTACCCAAAAGAGGCTGCCAAGATTAATGTTATTGCAGGACCAAGGTTGGATATGGCAGCAGCAAATGTTGCAGATGTCATGATCAAACTTTCCACGTACAAGTTTTGGGACAAAGTTGCCCTAATTAATAACCAACCAAGGAGAGATAGAAATGTAGACTTTTTTATGAGATAGAGATCTTCAATTGCAAAAATTATAGACATATGTGACATGATAAAGTAATCAAACTCCATTTCTGCATAAAGTAGTACATATAATTAAGCAAATCATACCCAAATAATCCATTAAGAAAAGCTTGACCGAGTATCTTCCATGTAAGTTTTGGCCTCTTCTTCCTAATATATGCataaacattaataaattaattcctataatcaattgatgaaataaaGATCTTTCTTAATTCTgagataaatattttcttttaaaattcttatataattaCTGTTTATATGACGAAtcgattaataaaataataaatatttagtaactttaaataattatctgatgtaaagtataaaataatcatatatatatatatatatacttataacctgcctattaaaaaattaatgaaagaaagagatgAAACAAGCAGCTAGTTACCAAACCTTTCAATGATGAGAGCAAGAGGAACAGTAAAAGCAGTAGAAAAAATCCAGCGATAAGCAACAAGAACTCTCATACTCATCCCATCATTTGCAGCCACtttgtaaaatatattcatCCCTGCATAAATAAACTGAGCCAAAACCATTAACATCACTGGTTTCAACCCATGCAAAACTTCACATATATTCCTCATATCCCTGTTCTCTAGTATTCTAACAGCTCTACACTCAAATTTCGAAGAATTTGCAAGAATCaggagggaaaagaaaaagaaagaaagggtaCTTGTGCTAATGTACATATAATAACTAAGACacctataaatatatatataaatagccTGTTGAATATAATGGAAAAGTAAGCAATGCTTTTGAAATTGCATTAAAGCTGTATAGAACTTCATCAAAGGCCCTTGTATAAGGGTTGTACTAGTGGTAATGTTTATATACAGCACGTGTAAAGGATCTTAGGGCTTTCTGTTACACTTGTAAGGTGATAGGTTATGGTAAGAGTAACTATCGTGGCTTGTTAGTGGAAGAACAGCATCAACGTACCCTttattagttttcttttaagcATTCAATTCTACAGGTGCATGTGAAATTTTAGGAAAAAGGGTAAGAAATTCAAGTTCTGAAtgtcatttcttttatggGAAAACTTGTCTGTCAAGATATAAGTTATAGTAGTAATGGGTCAATTTTCTAGGGTTTTAAATGATCTCCATGTGAATATAATCTGAAAATCTTCAAAGTTTGATCTCCCTGCTTTTCCCGCATGCTTGTTTTGTGATCAGAACCCATCTTATTATGGCATTATGTATTACAGTAATGTCTAGCTCTAtgatttaagaatataaacgTGTGGAAGTTAGAGATTGCAATTAATTAGACAAGGAATGCTTTTTATTAGATGACTtgtgtctttaatttcttaccTTTGTATAGTGATCTGAACATGAATGCAAACAAATACAATTCCATGAAATAGCAACATGACATTTATGGGAAATACAAGCAAATTAGAACTTTACTTACTTCTATCATCTATATCTTTAGGATAAAGATCTTTTGTCATGCTTAATATAACATGACAGATCATATtggtataattaaaaaaaattattatttagtaaataactacttattatataaaattttaatttcaatttttttagtaaaatctCAACCtcttaattgaaatttaatggCGAAGAAGATAGTATCTCAATCCATATCTATATGCACATATAATGAAAGCTAAAACGTAATGAATTTGACTTTGTGAATAAGTATATTGTTAGATGGCGAAGTACAATTTCATTCTATGGGGATGGAAATAAAGTGAGATACAAGTACAACTACTGCCTTGCACAAACCAcaaaaatatgtaataaataCGAAGTGAGTGCATTAATTAGGATCTGTTTGGAGGTATTAGTAAAACCGTGTAATTTTCGAGAATGAAGTAGTTGTCACCAACTGTAAATTTCTTATAACATTCTTGGGAAAGAAATTATGCTTTCAAGGACATTTAAAATTActcaaattttaagaaagaaattcaAGAAATTACAGGTATtgctataataataattaaaaaaaaaaaaatactgaaCAAGCTTACTTGTTTTTTCAATTCTATTTGTacaccaaaaagaaaatattgtcTAATATACATTTGTCTAGTCAAAAATTCTCGTTCTCTCTAAAAAAATGTATTagagtattattttattatagatttttctaaaatcaagAGTTATATACCATCAGAGTATATTGGAGATgctctaatatatatatattctatttattgtgtttctactttttttaataaaaatctttgaaaatattatttgtagatcttgaaaaaaatgtaaaacttACAACTAGGATTAtgttcaaaaaaaatttgaacaaaACTTATTGAAATATAATGATTTTGGCAATTGGCATGAAAAACGATTATGCTCcgttcatttttttattttcttagatgaGTCTAATTgttcaaatattatattttaataaattttctcttaaaattttcaattaaaaaataaaaaacattcCATCATAATCGGTTCTGAATGAAGCTACATTCCTACACTCTAGTATTGATTCACTCTCGAAATTTCAGTCTTAACACATGTAATAAGATGGCGAAGGTGCCTATCTATTGACTAATAGGTCCAAGAGCAAGCGTAGCCTTCAAGGTGCCCTATACATTATAATATACTAGAAACTTTTATCTATATCTGACGTATATATCATAACTAATAGGAGATTGATACGTATATATAAGTATCTTAagttttaatattgaattaatGACATATGTACTGCAtcctttaaaattaataaatatatatcaatcatctATGATTTGGTTTAGATAACACACTTCTTATTACAAAGATTAAAGAGGAGAATTTGAACTTTCTTATGGGCAGATGGTTCACAGTCTTCACTTTGGTAAGCTGGCAGGATAGATTAATTTGGAAAGTAAAAAAATCTGGggaaagagaaattaataCAACCATCTCAACAAAGAaatcctcttttcttttttaaattgttcTCATGGTACGCTTTCGGTATGTTGGAATTTTGTAAAATGGTTGGGTGGGAGTGTTGTTTTTGGTGCCTCCATTTATACATCAactgatatataaataatgtagCATCTAgcaatcatttaatattaaaaatatttttatattcatatagacatattatttttatatttattggtgtttatatagataaaagttaatatatttatttttagaacaataccactttaattttaaactgGGCTGTATAGAAACAGATGAAAAAAtacttgaaaaaaataaaaatatgatttatctttttaaaaatataagatacgaaatgttaaagaaaattatttattattattattagtaatatgaaatttataaaatgaatagATGAGGGTGTACACTGTATGATTAGTATTATTAGTACCATTGGAAAAAGATATGGAGGGCGATTCAAGTAAACACActgtagaaaaagaaatccagCTATACTTAATTCTTTGATGTCTATAAACAAATTTCTGAGATCTAGAATACATAAACAagtaaaaactaatataataagaatataaatatgataaaagaatcTATAATCAATATGATACAATTATATAAGAATCTCTTTTAAATAGTATTGggatattaatattattgttgtttaatatttaggaaaatatcttatttttaggaagtttaatattttaggaATTTGAGTTGGACTTACtttagggtttttctttttgtatatatattctttctgTTGAATGAAAAGGAAGCAGAATTAAGATTGCTtaacatggtatcagagccaaaaCGTGTGAAGCGAATACAATAGGCCTCAAAATTAGGGTGGAGAGATAATATAGAGAGAAACCCAGTGTCAGGCGAGCAAGACCCTCCAAAACAGCCACCTCCACCAAAGTTTGATCCGGTGTATTATCTTGGTTAAAGTGATGGTCCTCGTAATGTGATTACCGCTATTCAATTGAGGGGTGACAATTACGACGAGTGGGCAAGAGCAGTAAAACATTCTTTGATGGCGAAAAGAAAATTCGGCTTTGTTG
The nucleotide sequence above comes from Ricinus communis isolate WT05 ecotype wild-type chromosome 6, ASM1957865v1, whole genome shotgun sequence. Encoded proteins:
- the LOC8282041 gene encoding WAT1-related protein At1g25270 isoform X3; amino-acid sequence: MKFYTALMQFQKHCLLFHYIQQAIYIYIYRCLSYYMYISTSTLSFFFFSLLILANSSKFECRAVRILENRDMRNICEVLHGLKPVMLMVLAQFIYAGMNIFYKVAANDGMSMRVLVAYRWIFSTAFTVPLALIIERKKRPKLTWKILGQAFLNGLFGLEKLRLRTSVGKAKLLGILLGIGGAMVFTFYRGAEIKIWSTNFHLLNHTSHQPQHSHITSDRILGSCMALGSCVSFALWLIFQTKMSKIYPCHYSNAALMSIMGSTQCVIVALCMERNWTQWKLGWNVRLLTVFYSGIVTSGLVVTLIAWCVCMRGPVFVASFNPLSLVLVAIAGSLMLDEKLHQGRDSIVGAGLIVCGLYMVLWGQSKEMKEKAKLGLTESSPGIGLVEVATDGDQTSNISPPDEEGSLPKEQHPQNY
- the LOC8282041 gene encoding WAT1-related protein At1g25270 isoform X1, with protein sequence MKFYTALMQFQKHCLLFHYIQQAIYIYIYRCLSYYMYISTSTLSFFFFSLLILANSSKFECRAVRILENRDMRNICEVLHGLKPVMLMVLAQFIYAGMNIFYKVAANDGMSMRVLVAYRWIFSTAFTVPLALIIERKKRPKLTWKILGQAFLNGLFGATLSQNLYVESLIMTSATFAAAISNLGPAITLILAASFGLEKLRLRTSVGKAKLLGILLGIGGAMVFTFYRGAEIKIWSTNFHLLNHTSHQPQHSHITSDRILGSCMALGSCVSFALWLIFQTKMSKIYPCHYSNAALMSIMGSTQCVIVALCMERNWTQWKLGWNVRLLTVFYSGIVTSGLVVTLIAWCVCMRGPVFVASFNPLSLVLVAIAGSLMLDEKLHQGRDSIVGAGLIVCGLYMVLWGQSKEMKEKAKLGLTESSPGIGLVEVATDGDQTSNISPPDEEGSLPKEQHPQNY
- the LOC8282041 gene encoding WAT1-related protein At1g25270 isoform X2 — its product is MKFYTALMQFQKHCLLFHYIQQAIYIYIYRCLSYYMYISTSTLSFFFFSLLILANSSKFECRAVRILENRDMRNICEVLHGLKPVMLMVLAQFIYAGMNIFYKVAANDGMSMRVLVAYRWIFSTAFTVPLALIIERKKRPKLTWKILGQAFLNGLFGATLSQNLYVESLIMTSATFAAAISNLGPAITLILAASFGLEKLRLRTSVGKAKLLGILLGIGGAMVFTFYRGAEIKIWSTNFHLLNHTSHQPQHSHITSDRILGSCMALGSCVSFALWLIFQTKMSKIYPCHYSNAALMSIMGSTQCVIVALCMERNWTQWKLGWNVRLLTVFYSGIVTSGLVVTLIAWCVCMRGPVFVASFNPLSLVLVAIAGSLMLDEKLHQGSIVGAGLIVCGLYMVLWGQSKEMKEKAKLGLTESSPGIGLVEVATDGDQTSNISPPDEEGSLPKEQHPQNY